The following proteins come from a genomic window of Macadamia integrifolia cultivar HAES 741 chromosome 14, SCU_Mint_v3, whole genome shotgun sequence:
- the LOC122060694 gene encoding uncharacterized protein LOC122060694 has translation MRALFWNIRGMKKAAGRATLSNILLDKHPDVVCLAEPMVEVAAFPSLFFNKLGYDACFIHNIRTNKNPNLWVIWKRSLTKPTIISMFDQFISLCINWRNNSIYITFVHASCFQASRRELWMALAATPIGSSPWLVTGDFNASLFSHEKKGPGAFNLGSASEFNAVVDACNLISVPSQGHKFTWTNNRKRGNVLAILGRSFCNEEWINHFPDCTQEVMQCFSSDHSPLCITSDSMRKPANCPFRIQRFWMDHEEFMDVVNKSWSEPVDGYPIFSLALKLKRLKPILRSWARSVFPNLDAELKAAKDDLQQIQSQIDSYGIDDHLFNLEADAKSRYLKALLDHEKLWAEKARNRWLSQGDRNSRFFHLSAKIRRVKNSIRSLQKTNGTITSSMDDLVVHVEEYYKAIHKASPTLDHGSLLDCIPHILDELDVRGLEAIPNDQEIKNAIWDQDQP, from the coding sequence ATGCGTGCCCTcttctggaatatcagagggatGAAGAAGGCTGCTGGTCGTGCAACTCTCAGCAATATTCTCCTAGACAAGCACCCTGATGTGGTTTGTCTAGCTGAACCAATGGTGGAGGTAGCTgctttcccttctttattttttaataaactggGATATGATGCATGCTTTATTCATAATATTCGCACTaataaaaacccaaacctaTGGGTCATTTGGAAGAGGTCTCTCACCAAACCAACTATTATTTCCATGTTTGACCAGTTTATTTCACTGTGTATAAATTGGAGAAACAATTCTATTTACATAACTTTTGTACATGCGAGTTGTTTCCAAGCTTCTAGAAGAGAGCTATGGATGGCTCTTGCAGCGACTCCAATTGGCTCCTCTCCTTGGCTAGTGACaggtgacttcaatgcctccctTTTTTCGCACGAAAAAAAGGGTCCGGGCGCCTTTAATCTTGGGTCTGCGTCTGAGTTCAATGCGGTTGTGGATGCTTGCAACCTGATTTCAGTTCCTTCTCAAGGGCATAAATTTACTTGGACGAATAACAGGAAGCGTGGGAATGTTTTGGCAATTCTGGGCAGGTCTTTTTGTAATGAAGAGTGGATAAACCACTTTCCTGACTGTACCCAGGAGGTGATGCAGTGTTTTTCTTCTGACCATTCCCCCCTGTGCATTACCTCGGATTCAATGAGGAAACCTGCAAATTGCCCCTTTCGCATCCAACGATTTTGGATGGACCATGAGGAATTTATGGATGTGGTCAATAAATCCTGGAGTGAACCTGTGGATGGctatcctattttttctcttgctcTTAAGCTGAAACGCCTCAAGCCTATTCTCAGGAGCTGGGCAAGATCAGTGTTCCCAAACCTAGATGCGGAATTAAAAGCTGCAAAAGATGATCTTCAGCAAATCCAATCTCAGATAGATTCCTATGGTATTGATGAccatctttttaatttggaagcTGATGCTAAATCCAGATACTTGAAAGCTCTCCTTGACCATGAAAAGCTATGGGCAGAAAAAGCAAGAAATAGATGGCTCTCTCAAGGAGACCGAAACTCTAGATTTTTCCACTTATCTGCGAAAATCAGAAGGGTGAAGAACTCGATTCGCTCTCTTCAAAAAACTAATGGTACAATTACATCAAGTATGGATGATTTGGTTGTTCATGTTGAGGAGTACTATAAGGCTATCCATAAAGCCAGCCCCACCCTTGACCATGGATCGCTATTGGACTGCATTCCCCATATCCTTGACGAGCTTGACGTTAGAGGATTGGAAGCCATCCCAAATGATCAAGAGATCAAGAATGCAATTTGGGACCAGGACCAACCCTGA